In Nicotiana tabacum cultivar K326 chromosome 11, ASM71507v2, whole genome shotgun sequence, a single window of DNA contains:
- the LOC107763662 gene encoding putative membrane-associated kinase regulator 4: MEYAEIRHSCDNAEEDYIDMELSSHSNIFSQFKNSPSQAREFEFQMLPNSIDKDTTTSPADELFHNGKLLPLHLPFGTQQMVEKLLQNPNKSVHLTRKNDIFQESSFSTPLFTTTTNTPTNNTPFESCNISPSDSCQVSRELNPDEYMFEYSTEDQATSFNPVDESSKRSWTRKLKLIKNSSFGSKLKSSRAYVKSFFSKSGCSNEYSANFDKGSVPMAKEAKKEPFGQIQRSAYSKGMNKENVVDQDHRGRHRRSFSGAIKRFSTAKSSSSFTSSSGSSSASSSNNSNEFQDMHFFKRSSSAYSEIENSIQAAIAHCKNSQQQFHSRKTISDIGVCSLSASKVISEEQERPGLCRG, encoded by the coding sequence atGGAATATGCAGAAATTCGTCATTCATGTGACAATGCAGAAGAAGATTACATAGATATGGAATTAAGTTCACATTCCAATATATTTTCACAATTCAAAAACTCCCCATCTCAAGCTAGAGAATTTGAGTTCCAAATGTTACCAAATTCAATAGATAAAGACACAACAACTTCACCAGCTGATGAACTATTCCACAATGGTAAACTTCTCCCTCTTCATCTCCCTTTTGGTACACAACAAATGGTTGAAAaacttcttcaaaatcccaaTAAATCAGTTCATTTAACTagaaaaaatgatatttttcaaGAGTCTTCATTTAGTACACCTTTATTCACAACTACTACTAATACTCCTACAAATAATACACCATTTGAATCTTGCAATATTTCTCCCTCTGATTCCTGTCAAGTTAGTCGGGAACTCAATCCGGACGAATACATGTTCGAATACTCAACAGAAGATCAAGCTACTAGCTTCAATCCAGTAGATGAAAGTTCAAAAAGGTCCTGGACGCGAAAACTCAAGCTGATTAAAAATTCCTCGTTTGGTTCAAAACTTAAATCCTCTCGCGCTTATGTCAAGTCCTTCTTTTCCAAATCTGGTTGTTCAAATGAGTACTCAGCAAACTTTGACAAAGGGTCTGTACCAATGGCTAAAGAAGCAAAAAAAGAGCCATTTGGGCAAATTCAGAGAAGTGCATATTCAAAAGGAATGAACAAAGAAAATGTTGTTGATCAAGATCACAGAGGTAGACATAGAAGATCATTTTCAGGAGCTATTAAAAGATTTTCAACAGCtaaatcttcttcttcatttaCGTCGTCTTCTGGTTCCTCCTCAGCTTcaagttcaaacaattcaaatgaATTTCAAGATATGCATTTCTTTAAGAGAAGCAGTAGTGCATATTCAGAAATAGAGAATTCAATTCAAGCAGCAATTGCTCATTGCAAAAATTCTCAACAGCAGTTTCATTCAAGAAAGACAATAAGTGATATTGGAGTTTGTTCATTGTCAGCTTCTAAGGTAATTAGTGAAGAACAAGAAAGGCCTGGACTCTGTAGGGGAtaa
- the LOC107763656 gene encoding uncharacterized protein LOC107763656, which produces MVRVHVKYGDGDGDGEFLYDTETTSTVDEIAKDITEIANLQLKIQYLALKFQPYLSKLQGDPKVMPLVRALSEATSYASKDQVIHNKPLSLCVLRDHTRSIEKEFLVTCRVIGLSSSDLQQFLSGLHLHEENTLQLLWAGKELTRGKKLCDFIGRNEKTKILIKLQPHVPPPASLSGGENS; this is translated from the exons ATGGTTCGCGTACACGTGAAGTACGGCGACGGCGACGGCGACGGCGAGTTCCTCTACGACACTGAAACGACTTCAACAGTTGATGAAATCGCCAAAGACATTACAGAAATCGCGAATCTCCAATTGAAGATTCAATACCTCGCCCTCAAATTCCAGCCTTATCTCTCCAAGCTTCAAGGCGATCCTAAAG TGATGCCTCTTGTCAGAGCTCTCTCAGAAGCTACTTCGTACGCCTCCAAG GACCAGGTTATACATAACAAGCCTCTATCATTGTGTGTACTAAGAGATCACACAAGAAGCATTGAGAAGGAATTCTTGGTAACATGCAGAGTAATCGGATTATCAAGTTCCGATTTGCAGCAGTTCTTGTCAG GCTTACATCTCCATGAAGAAAATACATTGCAACTTTTGTGGGCAGGAAAAGAGCTCACCAGAGGGAAAAAGTTGTGCGACTTTATAGGAAGAAATGAGAAGACAAAG ATTCTAATTAAGCTGCAGCCACATGTTCCACCTCCTGCATCACTTTCTG GTGGAGAAAATTCTTGA
- the LOC107763657 gene encoding ankyrin repeat-containing protein ITN1, translating to MASPVEEGDRDIEKGLITPTLSHNPLAEPSPAPSPSSATAPALVLSNSGKRIDQAGKKKYVKQVTGRHNDTELHLAAQKGDLAAVKQILNDIDTQMVGTLSGDDFNQEVAEIRASVVNEVNELGETALFTAAAKGYLDVVKELLKYCNKETLTKKNRSGFDPLHIAASQGHHAIVQLLLEHDPGLSKTFGPSNATPLITAASRGHISVVNELLSKDCSLLEISRSNGKNALHLAARQGHVEIVKALLDRDPQLARRTDKKGQTALHMAVKGISCEVVILLLEADAAIVMLPDKFGNTALHIATRKKRAEIVRELLRLPDSNVNALNRDHKTALDIAEDLPLSEESAEIKECLYKYGAVRANELNQPRDELRKTVSQIKKDIHTQLEQTKRTNKNVHGIAKELRKLHREGINNATNSVTVVAVLFATVAFAAIFTVPGGDDNNGVAVVVTTASFKIFFIFNALALFTSLAVVVVQITLVRGETKAERRVVEVINKLMWLASVCTSVAFMASSYIVVGRKFEWAAILVTVVGGVIMAGVLGTMTYYVVRSRKKRSIRKKEKHARSGSNSWYHSEFSNSDIDRIYAL from the exons ATGGCTTCTCCTGTTGAAGAAG GTGACAGAGATATCGAGAAAGGGTTGATTACTCCAACACTCAGCCATAACCCTCTAGCTGAGCCATCACCGGCCCCATCTCCATCTTCAGCAACAGCACCAGCTCTCGTGCTTTCCAATTCCGGCAAGAGAATTGACCAAGCAGGGAAAAAGAAATATGTAAAACAGGTGACGGGAAGGCACAATGACACTGAGCTTCATTTAGCAGCTCAGAAAGGTGATCTAGCAGCAGTGAAGCAGATACTTAATGATATCGATACCCAAATGGTGGGGACTCTGAGCGGCGACGACTTTAATCAAGAGGTTGCAGAGATCAGAGCATCTGTAGTAAATGAAGTAAATGAATTAGGAGAGACAGCACTGTTTACAGCAGCAGCGAAGGGATATCTTGATGTGGTGAAAGAGTTGTTGAAGTACTGCAACAAGGAAACTCTTACTAAGAAGAATCGGTCAGGATTTGATCCTTTGCATATAGCTGCAAGTCAAGGACACCATG CAATCGTCCAATTGCTGTTAGAGCATGATCCTGGACTGAGTAAAACGTTTGGCCCTTCAAATGCAACCCCTCTTATAACTGCTGCCTCAAGAGGACATATTTCAGTGGTCAATGAACTGCTGTCGAAGGATTGCAGCTTACTAGAAATTTCTAGGTCCAATGGTAAAAATGCATTGCATTTAGCTGCAAGACAAGGGCACGTGGAAATTGTTAAGGCCTTGCTTGACAGAGATCCACAATTGGCAAGGAGGACTGATAAGAAAGGGCAAACTGCATTGCATATGGCTGTAAAGGGGATTAGCTGTGAGGTGGTGATATTGCTTCTCGAGGCTGATGCTGCTATAGTTATGCTGCCAGACAAGTTTGGCAACACAGCATTACACATAGCCACCCGGAAAAAGCGTGCAGAG ATAGTGAGGGAGTTGCTACGCCTGCCTGATAGTAATGTTAACGCACTGAACAGAGATCACAAGACAGCTCTTGACATAGCTGAAGATCTTCCCCTCTCTGAGGAATCTGCAGAAATAAAGGAGTGTTTATACAAATATGGAGCTGTTAGAGCTAATGAATTGAACCAACCAAGGGATGAGTTGAGGAAAACTGTTAGCCAAATCAAGAAAGATATTCACACACAGCTTGAACAAACTAAGAGGACCAATAAAAATGTCCATGGAATTGCTAAAGAGCTTAGAAAGCTCCATCGAGAAGGGATCAATAATGCAACGAATTCTGTGACTGTTGTTGCTGTTCTCTTTGCCACAGTTGCATTTGCAGCTATTTTTACTGTGCCTGGAGGTGATGATAATAATGGAGTGGCTGTGGTTGTGACCACTGCTTCTTTTAAaatcttcttcatcttcaatgCCCTTGCACTTTTTACGTCTCTAGCTGTTGTCGTAGTTCAGATTACATTGGTTAGAGGAGAAACAAAGGCAGAAAGAAGAGTGGTAGAGGTAATTAACAAACTGATGTGGTTGGCTTCTGTCTGCACTTCAGTGGCATTTATGGCATCCTCTTATATAGTGGTTGGTCGCAAGTTTGAGTGGGCTGCAATATTGGTAACAGTAGTAGGGGGAGTAATAATGGCTGGGGTTCTTGGAACCATGACTTACTATGTGGTAAGATCAAGGAAGAAAAGATCGATAAGGAAGAAGGAAAAGCACGCGAGAAGTGGTTCCAACTCATGGTACCACTCTGAGTTCTCTAATTCAGATATTGACAGAATTTATGCCCTTTGA
- the LOC107763658 gene encoding exocyst complex component EXO70H1-like, with amino-acid sequence MAILDISKREASSPSTPRRAKKSLFSFSKTNSSLSTFSSHLPPPTPSHTLSQSIMEENIDNAETIIKKWDPKESSFEKFISLFQEDRKEAKEFIQCVKDLKRAMHFLVMEHSTSNKLVLAHNLMQTAMKRLEKEFYQILSTNKEHLDPESVSKSSQSSHLSQSISVDSQEDETGSENEIQAAVESISEVERLSVLAMSDLNLIADCMVGSGYAKECVKIYKIIRKSIVDEGLYRLGIESHSSVHTNGKNSDALEHQTKHWINSVKAAVKTFFYGERFLCDHVFSASNTIRETCFTDIAKEGGINLFRFPEVIAKSKKSPENIFLLMDLHETISELLPEIESIFSYESISAVKVQALSTLHKLKASIQTTLSDFESSIQKNSLRKPIPGGGIHPLTNSVLDYVCSLANYSGILSDIICDSAPAAQSPFPESYFDSPSANETPTSAVSARLAWIILVLLCKLDSKAKLYNDIALSYLFLANNLQFVIEKVRTSVLKCLLGDDWISKLERKVKLYATNYENVAWNKVFLCLPESLDPSVSPDIIKEHFRKFNTAFDESYQKQKSWVVPDGKLRDEIKVSIARKLVPAYRDFYNYYMIVLSGEKNLEVLVRYSPDNIGNYLSDLFHETMALGSLLSSSTLPNSCVWQCLS; translated from the coding sequence ATGGCAATTCTTGACATCTCTAAAAGAGAAGCATCATCACCATCGACGCCAAGGCGAGCCAAGAAAAGCCTCTTCTCTTTCTCCAAAACCAATTCATCCCTTTCTACTTTTTCCAGTCATTTACCTCCTCCAACACCTTCACACACACTCTCCCAATCAATCATGGAGGAAAACATCGATAACGCTGAGACCATTATCAAAAAATGGGATCCCAAAGAATCCTCCTTTGAGAAATTCATTTCACTTTTTCAAGAAGACAGAAAAGAAGCCAAAGAATTCATTCAATGCGTCAAAGACTTAAAAAGAGCTATGCACTTTCTTGTTATGGAGCATTCAACTTCTAACAAGCTTGTGCTAGCACATAACTTGATGCAAACAGCCATGAAAAGACTTGAGAAAGAATTCTATCAAATTTTGTCAACAAATAAGGAGCATTTAGATCCAGAATCAGTATCTAAGTCTAGTCAATCCTCACACTTATCACAATCAATTTCAGTTGATTCACAAGAAGATGAAACTGGCTCTGAAAATGAGATTCAGGCAGCTGTTGAATCCATATCCGAGGTTGAACGGCTTTCTGTTCTAGCTATGTCTGATCTCAACCTGATCGCAGATTGTATGGTTGGTTCCGGTTATGCCAAAGAGTGTGTGAAGATCTACAAAATTATCAGAAAGTCAATCGTGGACGAAGGCCTCTATCGTCTTGGGATTGAATCACATAGCTCTGTCCATACTAACGGGAAGAATTCAGATGCTCTTGAGCATCAAACCAAGCACTGGATAAATTCAGTTAAAGCTGCAGTGAAAACATTCTTCTATGGAGAGAGGTTTCTGTGTGATCATGTGTTCTCAGCCTCCAACACAATCAGAGAAACATGTTTCACTGATATAGCAAAAGAAGGTGGAATCAATTTGTTTAGATTCCCAGAGGTTATTGCAAAATCCAAGAAATCAcctgaaaatattttccttttaatggaCTTGCATGAAACAATCTCAGAGCTCTTGCCTGAGATTGAATCAATCTTTTCATATGAATCAATCTCAGCAGTCAAAGTGCAAGCCCTATCCACCCTTCACAAACTTAAGGCCTCAATCCAAACAACTCTCTCTGATTTTGAGTCGTCGATCCAGAAGAATTCCTTAAGAAAACCAATTCCTGGTGGTGGGATTCATCCATTGACCAATTCTGTTTTAGATTATGTATGTTCACTGGCCAACTACAGCGGAATCCTCTCTGATATAATTTGTGACTCTGCCCCTGCAGCACAATCGCCATTTCCTGAATCTTACTTCGACAGTCCATCAGCCAACGAGACGCCAACTTCAGCAGTATCTGCTAGACTTGCTTGGATCATCCTTGTCCTCCTTTGCAAGCTCGACAGCAAAGCTAAGCTTTATAATGACATCGCTTTATCCTATCTTTTCCTAGCTAACAATCTCCAATTCGTTATCGAGAAGGTTCGTACAAGTGTACTCAAGTGTCTTCTAGGAGATGATTGGATATCAAAGCTTGAGAGAAAGGTAAAACTATATGCAACAAACTATGAAAATGTGGCTTGGAATAAGGTGTTTTTGTGCCTGCCCGAAAGTTTGGATCCATCAGTTTCCCCTGATATAATAAAGGAACATTTCAGAAAATTCAACACAGCTTTTGACGAATCATACCAGAAACAAAAATCTTGGGTGGTTCCAGATGGAAAGCTACGAGACGAGATCAAAGTGTCAATAGCAAGAAAATTGGTACCTGCTTATCGGGATTTCTATAATTACTATATGATAGTATTGAGCGGGGAAAAGAATTTGGAGGTCTTAGTAAGATATTCTCCTGATAATATAGGGAATTACTTGTCAGATTTGTTTCATGAAACAATGGCTTTAGGGAGTTTATTGTCATCATCAACATTGCCAAACTCTTGTGTTTGGCAATGTCTTTCTTAA
- the LOC107759229 gene encoding large ribosomal subunit protein uL29, which translates to MARIKVHELRNKTKSELLAQLKDLKAELALLRVAKVTGGAPNKLSKIKVVRLSIAQVLTVISQKQKTALREAYKNKKYLPLDLRPKKTRAIRKRLTKHQASLKTEREKKKEMYFPIRKYAIKV; encoded by the exons ATGGCAAGAATCAAGGTTCATGAGCTGAGGAACAAGACGAAGTCTGAGCTACTGGCTCAGTTGAAGGATCTGAAGGCCGAGCTTGCCCTACTTCGTGTCGCTAAGGTCACCGGTGGTGCTCCTAACAAGCTCTCCAAAAT CAAGGTGGTAAGGTTGTCAATCGCACAGGTTCTGACTGTAATTTCGCAGAAGCAAAAAACTGCTCTTCGGGAAGCTTACAAGAACAAGAAATACCTGCCTCTTGACCTGCGCCCTAAGAAAACTAGGGCCATCCGCAAACGTTTGACCAAGCACCAG GCGTCATTGAAGACggagagagagaagaagaaggagatgtACTTCCCCATCCGAAAGTATGCCATCAAGGTGTAG